Proteins co-encoded in one Arachis hypogaea cultivar Tifrunner chromosome 11, arahy.Tifrunner.gnm2.J5K5, whole genome shotgun sequence genomic window:
- the LOC112723479 gene encoding uncharacterized protein isoform X2, producing MASLRFRLRNLLLFPSSIHHHTTLLSSSLHHQGICGSSRSYGVVDSPKQCRSDSERDEFLPDVEIAALRREFESAKQSFQRIPDALKEMPKMNPKGIYVNKNLRLDKLQVYGFDYDYTLAHYSSALQTLIYDLAKEYMVNELRYPEICMEFKYDPSFPIRGLYYDKSKGCLMKLDFFGSIEPDGCYFGRRRLSRREIRDVYGTRHIGRDQARSLVGLMDFFCFSEACLLADIVQYFVDAKLEFDASYIYEDVIRAIDHVHRSGRVHRGILSDPHRYLVKNGTMLSFLKMLREKGKKLFLLTNSPYYFVDGGMRFMLQDSMDCRDSWMELFDVVIAKANKPQFYTSDHPFRCYDMEKDKLTFTKVEKFLPNKIYYHGCLKSFLQITKWKGPEVIYFGDHLFSDLRGPSKAGWRTAAIIHELENEIRIQNGDNYRWEQVFFRLGYY from the exons ATGGCCTCTCTTCGTTTTCGTCTCCGAAATCTCCTTCTATTCCCTTCCTCTATACACCACCAC ACTACGCTGCTTTCATCTTCTCTACACCACCAAG GGATTTGCGGAAGCTCTCGAAGCTATGGCGTTGTTGATTCGCCCAAACAGTGTCGTTCGGACTCGGAACGCGATGAATTTCTTCCCGATGTGGAGATTGCAGCGCTCCGCCGCGAATTCGAATCTGCCAAACAGAGCTTTCAAAGGATTCCCGATGCCCTCAAAGAAATGCCCAAAATGAATCCTAAAG GCATATATGTGAATAAGAACTTGAGATTGGACAAATTGCAAGTTTATGGTTTTGACTACGATTACACATTGGCACATTACTCATCTGCCTTGCAGACTTTGATATATGACTTGGCCAAGGAGTACATGGTGAATGAG CTTAGGTATCCTGAGATTTGCATGGAATTCAAGTATGATCCAAGTTTCCCCATTCGAGGCTTATACTATGATAAGTCTAAAGGGTGCCTAATGAAGCTGGATTTCTTCGGGTCAATTGAGCCAGATGGATGTTATTTTGGTCGACGCAGG CTAAGCCGAAGGGAAATTCGTGATGTATATGGAACACGACATATTGGTCGTGATCAAGCTCGATCACTTGTTGGTTTGATGGATTTCTTCTGCTTCAGTGAG GCATGCCTCCTTGCAGATATAGTGCAATACTTTGTTGATGCCAAGCTAGAATTTGATGCTTCCTACATATATGAAGACGTAATTCGGGCAATTGATCATGTCCACCGGAGTGGCCGGGTTCATAGAGGAATTCTCTCTGATCCACATAGATACTTAGTTAAAAAT GGGACGATGTTGAGTTTTCTTAAGATGCTAAGGGAGAAGGGCAAGAAGCTTTTCTTGTTGACTAATTCTCCTTATTACTTTGTGGATGGAGGAATGCGTTTTATGTTACAG GATTCTATGGATTGTAGAGACTCCTGGATGGAACTGTTTGATGTTGTGATTGCTAAGGCTAATAAACCACAGTTTTATACATCTGATCATCCATTCCG TTGTTATGACATGGAGAAGGACAAATTAACTTTTACAAAAGTCGAGAAATTTCTTCCAAACAAAATATATTACCATGGATGCCTCAAATCCTTTCTCCAAATAACCAAGTGGAAGGGCCCAGAG GTGATATATTTTGGAGATCATCTATTTAGCGACCTGAGAGGTCCCTCAAAGGCAGGTTGGCGCACAGCTGCTATCATCCATGAACTAGAG AATGAAATACGAATACAGAATGGAGATAATTACCGTTGGGAACAGGTATTTTTCAGACTTGGTTACTATTGA
- the LOC112723479 gene encoding uncharacterized protein isoform X1: MASLRFRLRNLLLFPSSIHHHTTLLSSSLHHQGICGSSRSYGVVDSPKQCRSDSERDEFLPDVEIAALRREFESAKQSFQRIPDALKEMPKMNPKGIYVNKNLRLDKLQVYGFDYDYTLAHYSSALQTLIYDLAKEYMVNELRYPEICMEFKYDPSFPIRGLYYDKSKGCLMKLDFFGSIEPDGCYFGRRRLSRREIRDVYGTRHIGRDQARSLVGLMDFFCFSEACLLADIVQYFVDAKLEFDASYIYEDVIRAIDHVHRSGRVHRGILSDPHRYLVKNGTMLSFLKMLREKGKKLFLLTNSPYYFVDGGMRFMLQDSMDCRDSWMELFDVVIAKANKPQFYTSDHPFRCYDMEKDKLTFTKVEKFLPNKIYYHGCLKSFLQITKWKGPEVIYFGDHLFSDLRGPSKAGWRTAAIIHELENEIRIQNGDNYRWEQAKFHIIQELLGKLHATAANSMRTSSCNLLLEELNGERQKARNMMKTMFNKSFGATFLTSTGQESAFAYNIHQYADVYTSKPENFLLHSTEAWLHVPYDVKIMPHHVKIPSSLFKT; this comes from the exons ATGGCCTCTCTTCGTTTTCGTCTCCGAAATCTCCTTCTATTCCCTTCCTCTATACACCACCAC ACTACGCTGCTTTCATCTTCTCTACACCACCAAG GGATTTGCGGAAGCTCTCGAAGCTATGGCGTTGTTGATTCGCCCAAACAGTGTCGTTCGGACTCGGAACGCGATGAATTTCTTCCCGATGTGGAGATTGCAGCGCTCCGCCGCGAATTCGAATCTGCCAAACAGAGCTTTCAAAGGATTCCCGATGCCCTCAAAGAAATGCCCAAAATGAATCCTAAAG GCATATATGTGAATAAGAACTTGAGATTGGACAAATTGCAAGTTTATGGTTTTGACTACGATTACACATTGGCACATTACTCATCTGCCTTGCAGACTTTGATATATGACTTGGCCAAGGAGTACATGGTGAATGAG CTTAGGTATCCTGAGATTTGCATGGAATTCAAGTATGATCCAAGTTTCCCCATTCGAGGCTTATACTATGATAAGTCTAAAGGGTGCCTAATGAAGCTGGATTTCTTCGGGTCAATTGAGCCAGATGGATGTTATTTTGGTCGACGCAGG CTAAGCCGAAGGGAAATTCGTGATGTATATGGAACACGACATATTGGTCGTGATCAAGCTCGATCACTTGTTGGTTTGATGGATTTCTTCTGCTTCAGTGAG GCATGCCTCCTTGCAGATATAGTGCAATACTTTGTTGATGCCAAGCTAGAATTTGATGCTTCCTACATATATGAAGACGTAATTCGGGCAATTGATCATGTCCACCGGAGTGGCCGGGTTCATAGAGGAATTCTCTCTGATCCACATAGATACTTAGTTAAAAAT GGGACGATGTTGAGTTTTCTTAAGATGCTAAGGGAGAAGGGCAAGAAGCTTTTCTTGTTGACTAATTCTCCTTATTACTTTGTGGATGGAGGAATGCGTTTTATGTTACAG GATTCTATGGATTGTAGAGACTCCTGGATGGAACTGTTTGATGTTGTGATTGCTAAGGCTAATAAACCACAGTTTTATACATCTGATCATCCATTCCG TTGTTATGACATGGAGAAGGACAAATTAACTTTTACAAAAGTCGAGAAATTTCTTCCAAACAAAATATATTACCATGGATGCCTCAAATCCTTTCTCCAAATAACCAAGTGGAAGGGCCCAGAG GTGATATATTTTGGAGATCATCTATTTAGCGACCTGAGAGGTCCCTCAAAGGCAGGTTGGCGCACAGCTGCTATCATCCATGAACTAGAG AATGAAATACGAATACAGAATGGAGATAATTACCGTTGGGAACAG GCCAAGTTTCATATAATACAAGAATTACTAGGTAAGTTGCATGCAACTGCGGCTAATAGTATGAGAACCTCgtcttgcaatttacttctggAAGAACTTAATGGGGAAAGGCAAAAAGCACGCAATATGATGAAGACGATGTTTAATAAGTCTTTTGGAGCAACATTCCTGACTAGTACAGGTCAGGAATCTGCTTTTGCTTATAACATTCATCAGTATGCAGATGTTTATACCAGTAAGCCGGAGAATTTTCTTCTCCATTCAACTGAAGCTTGGCTTCATGTTCCATATGATGTCAAGATTATGCCTCATCACGTGAAG ATTCCATCAAGTTTGTTTAAAACCTGA
- the LOC112723480 gene encoding uncharacterized protein isoform X1, translated as MTSLARSLRRLRPAVIWIGDVVAETPHQLQKTSHIHSSCHRVLNPAQTNLFKNHSFTASTRPISVHAAKLTNGAAETNRAGPLVEYERRICSGELVDGDRCQVVTLTELQRLYDELVQSADECQLDRNVEKPVRSGWLWSRLLSHPSHSPVKGLYLYGGVGTGKTMLMDLFFDQLPSNWRKKRIHFHDFMLKVHGLLQKHKGLSDPLEVVAGEISEEAILLCLDEFMVTDVADALVLNRLFKHLFSKGIILVATSNRAPDNLYEGGLQRDLFLPFIATLKERCVIHEIGSSIDYRKMTSGEEGFYFIGTDSSAFLKQKFQQLVGEGTATPKEVEVVMGRKLKVPLGANGCAYFTFEELCDRPLGAADYLGLFKNFHTLALEGIPIFGLQNKSAAHRFVTLIDVTYENKARLLCTAEGSPQELFEKIVTISEAKQMAPRTASRSQKSDVSDLCVDNELGFAKDRTISRLTEINSREYLEQHAAMLAEKKVDQGRMDQDAVEA; from the exons ATGACAAGCTTGGCTCGTTCTCTTCGCCGGTTGCGACCGGCGGTAATTTGGATCGGTGATGTAGTTGCAGAAACACCACATCAATTGCAAAAGACCTCTCATATTCATAGTTCATGTCACAGAGTTCTTAATCCTGCTCAAACCAACTTGTTCAAGAACCATTCATTCACCGCATCCACAAGACCTATCTCAGTTCACGCTGCAAAACTCACCAATGGAG ctgcaGAAACAAATAGAGCAGGGCCTCTTGTGGAGTATGAACGAAGAATCTGTAGCGGCGAGCTAGTAGATGGTGATAGATGCCAG GTAGTAACCTTGACGGAACTTCAGAGACTTTATGACGAGCTTGTTCAGTCTGCGGATGAATGCCAATTGGATCGCAATGTGGAAAAACCTGTAAG GAGTGGCTGGTTGTGGTCTCGTTTGCTATCACATCCTTCTCATTCACCAGTAAAGGGTCTGTATCTGTATGGAGGAGTGGGTACTGGTAAAACTATGCTGATGGACCTTTTCTTTGACCAATT GCCCTCTAATTGGAGGAAAAAGAGGATCCATTTTCATGACTTCATGTTAAAAGTACATGGCCTATTACAA AAGCATAAGGGTTTATCAGATCCACTTGAGGTTGTTGCAGGGGAAATTTCTGAGGAAGCCATTTTGTTATGCCTTGATGAATTTATG GTAACAGATGTTGCTGATGCATTGGTACTAAATCGCTTGTTTAAACATTTGTTTAGCAAAGGCATT ATTCTAGTTGCCACTTCAAATCGTGCACCAGATAATCTATATGAGGGAGGATTGCAGAGGGATCTCTTTTTGCCATTCATTGCGACATTGAAG GAAAGATGTGTAATACATGAGATCGGTTCATCAATTGACTACCGCAAAATGACTTCA GGTGAAGAAGGATTCTACTTCATTGGCACAGATTCATCTGCCTTTCTTAAGCAAAAGTTTCAGCAGTTAGTTGGAGAAGGAACAGCTACTCCCAAAGAAGTGGAGGTAGTGATGGGAAGGAAACTGAAA GTTCCATTGGGAGCTAATGGATGTGCCTATTTTACTTTTGAGGAACTTTGTGACAGGCCCCTTGGTGCTGCAGACTATTTGGGATTATTCA AGAACTTTCACACATTAGcactggaaggcatcccaatttTCGGGCTTCAAAATAAATCAGCTGCACATAGATTTGTCACATTAATTGAT GTTACATATGAGAACAAAGCGAGGCTATTGTGTACAGCTGAAGGAAGCCCTCAAGagctttttgaaaaaatagtaaCAATATCAGAGGCTAAACAAATGGCACCCAGGACCGCTTCAAGATCACAGAAAAGTGATGTCTCCGACCTTTGTGTAGACAATGAACTCGGATTTGCCAAAGACCGTACTATTAGTAG ATTGACAGAGATTAACAGCAGGGAATACTTGGAACAGCATGCTGCCATGTTGGCTGAAAAGAAAGTCGACCAAGGAAGAATGGATCAGGATGCCGTTGAAGCTTGA
- the LOC112723480 gene encoding uncharacterized protein isoform X2 gives MTSLARSLRRLRPAVIWIGDVVAETPHQLQKTSHIHSSCHRVLNPAQTNLFKNHSFTASTRPISVHAAKLTNGAAETNRAGPLVEYERRICSGELVDGDRCQVVTLTELQRLYDELVQSADECQLDRNVEKPVRSGWLWSRLLSHPSHSPVKGLYLYGGVGTGKTMLMDLFFDQLPSNWRKKRIHFHDFMLKVHGLLQKHKGLSDPLEVVAGEISEEAILLCLDEFMVTDVADALVLNRLFKHLFSKGIILVATSNRAPDNLYEGGLQRDLFLPFIATLKGEEGFYFIGTDSSAFLKQKFQQLVGEGTATPKEVEVVMGRKLKVPLGANGCAYFTFEELCDRPLGAADYLGLFKNFHTLALEGIPIFGLQNKSAAHRFVTLIDVTYENKARLLCTAEGSPQELFEKIVTISEAKQMAPRTASRSQKSDVSDLCVDNELGFAKDRTISRLTEINSREYLEQHAAMLAEKKVDQGRMDQDAVEA, from the exons ATGACAAGCTTGGCTCGTTCTCTTCGCCGGTTGCGACCGGCGGTAATTTGGATCGGTGATGTAGTTGCAGAAACACCACATCAATTGCAAAAGACCTCTCATATTCATAGTTCATGTCACAGAGTTCTTAATCCTGCTCAAACCAACTTGTTCAAGAACCATTCATTCACCGCATCCACAAGACCTATCTCAGTTCACGCTGCAAAACTCACCAATGGAG ctgcaGAAACAAATAGAGCAGGGCCTCTTGTGGAGTATGAACGAAGAATCTGTAGCGGCGAGCTAGTAGATGGTGATAGATGCCAG GTAGTAACCTTGACGGAACTTCAGAGACTTTATGACGAGCTTGTTCAGTCTGCGGATGAATGCCAATTGGATCGCAATGTGGAAAAACCTGTAAG GAGTGGCTGGTTGTGGTCTCGTTTGCTATCACATCCTTCTCATTCACCAGTAAAGGGTCTGTATCTGTATGGAGGAGTGGGTACTGGTAAAACTATGCTGATGGACCTTTTCTTTGACCAATT GCCCTCTAATTGGAGGAAAAAGAGGATCCATTTTCATGACTTCATGTTAAAAGTACATGGCCTATTACAA AAGCATAAGGGTTTATCAGATCCACTTGAGGTTGTTGCAGGGGAAATTTCTGAGGAAGCCATTTTGTTATGCCTTGATGAATTTATG GTAACAGATGTTGCTGATGCATTGGTACTAAATCGCTTGTTTAAACATTTGTTTAGCAAAGGCATT ATTCTAGTTGCCACTTCAAATCGTGCACCAGATAATCTATATGAGGGAGGATTGCAGAGGGATCTCTTTTTGCCATTCATTGCGACATTGAAG GGTGAAGAAGGATTCTACTTCATTGGCACAGATTCATCTGCCTTTCTTAAGCAAAAGTTTCAGCAGTTAGTTGGAGAAGGAACAGCTACTCCCAAAGAAGTGGAGGTAGTGATGGGAAGGAAACTGAAA GTTCCATTGGGAGCTAATGGATGTGCCTATTTTACTTTTGAGGAACTTTGTGACAGGCCCCTTGGTGCTGCAGACTATTTGGGATTATTCA AGAACTTTCACACATTAGcactggaaggcatcccaatttTCGGGCTTCAAAATAAATCAGCTGCACATAGATTTGTCACATTAATTGAT GTTACATATGAGAACAAAGCGAGGCTATTGTGTACAGCTGAAGGAAGCCCTCAAGagctttttgaaaaaatagtaaCAATATCAGAGGCTAAACAAATGGCACCCAGGACCGCTTCAAGATCACAGAAAAGTGATGTCTCCGACCTTTGTGTAGACAATGAACTCGGATTTGCCAAAGACCGTACTATTAGTAG ATTGACAGAGATTAACAGCAGGGAATACTTGGAACAGCATGCTGCCATGTTGGCTGAAAAGAAAGTCGACCAAGGAAGAATGGATCAGGATGCCGTTGAAGCTTGA